A genomic segment from Variovorax paradoxus B4 encodes:
- a CDS encoding GntR family transcriptional regulator: protein MPAQLVSIEVAPDLVDQVYRALLGAISSGALAPGERITQEDIAQRLSVSRQPVLQALRLLKKDGFVHDAPGRGVLVAPLDAEWMRKVYQVRGALDVLAARLAAAQRFRIDPRLMERGRRAARGRNVEAMIDADMAFHQAIYEASGNPLIGQSADQHWRHLRRAMGAVLQAEPQRETLWDEHEAIAAAIAAGHAQRAAQLSEEHVARASEALGRRLAQQLARTASTTPTRKGDKA, encoded by the coding sequence ATGCCAGCCCAGCTCGTCAGCATCGAAGTCGCGCCCGACCTCGTCGACCAGGTCTATCGCGCCCTGCTCGGCGCCATCAGCAGCGGCGCGCTGGCACCCGGCGAGCGGATCACGCAGGAAGACATCGCGCAGCGCCTGTCGGTGTCGCGCCAGCCCGTGCTGCAGGCGCTGCGCCTGCTCAAGAAGGACGGCTTCGTGCATGACGCGCCCGGCCGCGGCGTGCTGGTGGCGCCGCTCGACGCCGAGTGGATGCGCAAGGTCTACCAGGTGCGCGGCGCGCTCGACGTGCTGGCCGCGCGGCTCGCGGCCGCACAGCGCTTTCGCATCGACCCCAGGCTGATGGAGCGCGGCCGCCGCGCGGCGCGCGGGCGCAATGTCGAAGCCATGATCGATGCCGACATGGCCTTCCACCAGGCCATCTACGAAGCCTCGGGCAATCCGCTGATCGGCCAGAGCGCCGACCAGCACTGGCGCCACCTGCGCCGCGCAATGGGCGCGGTGCTGCAGGCCGAGCCGCAGCGCGAGACGCTCTGGGACGAGCACGAAGCCATCGCCGCCGCCATTGCCGCCGGCCACGCGCAGCGCGCCGCGCAGCTGAGCGAGGAACACGTCGCCAGGGCCAGCGAGGCACTGGGCCGGCGGCTCGCGCAGCAGCTCGCGCGCACCGCATCCACCACCCCCACCCGCAAAGGAGACAAGGCATGA
- the mutL gene encoding DNA mismatch repair endonuclease MutL, giving the protein MSALPSSIPSLERRPIRELPDELISQIAAGEVVERPASVVRELLDNALDAGARQVTVRLASGGVRLISVEDDGQGIPREELTVALRRHATSKIASLNDLETVGTMGFRGEALAAINAIAELSILSRFAGADGAFALDGRTGELRPVARAVGTTVEVRELFFATPARRKFLKTDATELAHCIEAVRRHALARPEVGFSVWHDGKLMEQWRAADRREQRLADALSDDFVAQSVAVEHIGGPVRVVGRAGIPDAARSRADQQFFYVNGRFVRDKVLSHAVRSAYEDVLHGQRQPVYALYLEIDPSRVDVNVHPTKIEVRFRDGREVHQAVRHAIENALAAPRAGDAVTPAAPQQPFFKPNVPASGATWAQPGINFVAAERGAGDFEAMWPQRTAESGHAAESGPSLWPAAGAVPTAFRAPVGLPAESPGAGTLATSEQAWPLGRALAQLQGIYILAENSQGLIVVDMHAAHERIVYERLKTQLDGAAITSQPLLIPATFAATPQEVATAEACAAVLPTLGLEITPFSPRTLAVRAVPGTLADGDPVELARSVLAELAQHDASTVVQRAQNELLSTMACHGAVRANRKLTIDEMNALLRQMEATERSDQCNHGRPTWRQLSIRELDALFMRGR; this is encoded by the coding sequence GTGAGCGCCCTTCCCTCTTCCATTCCATCCCTCGAACGCCGTCCGATCCGCGAACTTCCCGACGAGCTGATCAGCCAGATCGCCGCGGGCGAAGTGGTCGAACGCCCGGCCTCCGTGGTGCGCGAGCTGCTCGACAACGCCCTGGACGCCGGCGCGCGCCAGGTCACGGTGCGGCTGGCTTCGGGTGGTGTGCGGCTGATCTCGGTCGAGGACGACGGCCAGGGCATTCCGCGCGAAGAGCTCACGGTGGCATTGCGCCGCCATGCCACGAGCAAGATCGCAAGCCTGAACGATCTCGAGACCGTGGGCACCATGGGGTTTCGCGGCGAGGCGCTCGCAGCCATCAACGCCATTGCGGAACTCAGCATCCTTTCGCGCTTTGCGGGCGCCGACGGCGCCTTCGCGCTCGACGGCCGCACCGGCGAACTGCGGCCGGTGGCCCGCGCCGTCGGCACCACGGTCGAGGTGCGCGAGCTTTTCTTCGCGACCCCCGCGCGGCGCAAGTTCCTGAAGACCGACGCCACCGAACTGGCCCATTGCATCGAGGCCGTGCGCCGCCATGCGCTGGCGCGGCCCGAAGTCGGCTTTTCGGTGTGGCACGACGGCAAGCTGATGGAGCAGTGGCGCGCCGCCGACCGGCGCGAGCAGCGCCTGGCCGATGCGCTCAGCGACGACTTCGTGGCGCAGAGCGTGGCCGTCGAGCACATCGGCGGCCCGGTGCGCGTGGTCGGCCGTGCCGGCATTCCGGATGCCGCCCGCTCGCGCGCCGACCAGCAATTCTTCTACGTCAACGGCCGCTTCGTGCGGGACAAGGTGCTGTCGCATGCCGTGCGCAGCGCCTATGAAGACGTGCTGCACGGCCAGCGCCAGCCCGTGTATGCGCTGTACCTCGAAATCGATCCGTCGCGAGTCGACGTGAACGTGCATCCGACCAAGATCGAGGTGCGTTTTCGCGATGGCCGCGAGGTGCACCAGGCAGTGCGCCACGCCATCGAGAACGCCCTTGCCGCACCGCGCGCGGGCGATGCGGTCACGCCGGCGGCGCCCCAGCAGCCTTTTTTCAAGCCGAACGTGCCCGCTTCGGGCGCCACCTGGGCCCAACCCGGCATCAATTTCGTGGCCGCGGAGCGCGGCGCCGGCGATTTCGAGGCCATGTGGCCCCAGCGAACCGCCGAATCGGGCCATGCAGCCGAATCCGGCCCTTCCCTTTGGCCTGCAGCCGGTGCGGTGCCCACGGCGTTCCGGGCCCCCGTCGGGCTGCCGGCCGAATCGCCAGGCGCAGGCACCCTTGCCACCAGCGAGCAAGCCTGGCCGCTGGGCCGCGCACTGGCACAGCTGCAGGGCATCTACATCCTGGCCGAGAACAGCCAGGGCCTGATCGTGGTCGACATGCACGCGGCGCATGAACGCATCGTCTACGAGCGGCTCAAGACCCAGCTCGACGGCGCCGCCATCACGAGCCAGCCGCTGCTGATTCCGGCCACATTCGCGGCCACGCCCCAGGAAGTGGCCACCGCCGAGGCCTGCGCCGCGGTGCTGCCCACGCTGGGCCTGGAAATCACCCCCTTTTCACCGCGCACCCTTGCGGTGCGCGCGGTGCCGGGCACCCTGGCCGACGGCGACCCGGTGGAGCTCGCGCGCAGCGTGCTGGCCGAACTGGCGCAGCACGACGCCAGCACCGTTGTACAGCGGGCACAGAACGAATTGCTTTCCACCATGGCCTGCCATGGTGCGGTGCGGGCCAACCGCAAGCTCACCATCGACGAAATGAACGCTTTATTACGTCAAATGGAGGCTACCGAGCGTTCGGACCAGTGCAACCACGGCCGCCCCACCTGGCGGCAGCTGTCGATTCGGGAGCTGGACGCGCTTTTTATGCGCGGCAGATAG
- a CDS encoding NAD(P)H-dependent oxidoreductase, whose product MSLYTRLQQRAAEGRPIRIGLIGAGKFGSMYLAQIPCTPGVQLVAIADLSPAAARVNLERVGWNPERAAAGSVQEALQTGSTWITDDWQAVTREPSIDIVVECTGNPVAAVEHCLDAFAHGKHVVNVTVEADAFCGPLLARKAQQAGVIYSLAFGDQPALICDLVDWARTCGFPVVAAGRGHKWLPHFTESTPETVWGNYGLTPEQALRGGLNPKMFNSFLDGSKPSIESSAVANATGLTVPSDGLLYPPASVEDIPFVTRPQSEGGVLERKGMVEVISSLEADGRKIPYDIRMGVWVTVEAETDYIKNCFEEYNAHTDPSGRYFTLYKRWHLIGLEVGMSVASVALRGEPTGVATCWNADVVATAKRDLAPGEMLDGEGGYTVWGKLLPAERSLRLGGLPLGLAHNVKLVRPVKKGQSLCWADVAMDTSTPAYRLRSEMEAMFAPSVQAKAA is encoded by the coding sequence ATGAGCCTTTACACCCGCCTGCAGCAGCGCGCCGCCGAAGGCCGCCCCATCCGCATCGGCCTGATCGGCGCCGGCAAGTTCGGCTCGATGTACCTCGCGCAGATTCCGTGCACACCCGGCGTGCAGCTGGTGGCGATTGCCGACCTGTCGCCCGCGGCGGCGCGCGTCAACCTCGAGCGCGTCGGCTGGAACCCGGAGCGCGCCGCGGCGGGCTCGGTGCAGGAGGCCCTGCAGACGGGCAGCACCTGGATCACCGACGACTGGCAGGCCGTGACGCGCGAGCCGTCGATCGACATCGTGGTCGAGTGCACCGGCAACCCGGTGGCCGCCGTCGAGCATTGCCTGGATGCCTTCGCGCACGGCAAGCACGTGGTCAACGTGACCGTCGAGGCCGATGCCTTCTGCGGCCCGCTGCTCGCACGCAAGGCGCAGCAGGCCGGCGTGATCTATTCGCTGGCCTTCGGCGACCAGCCCGCGCTGATCTGCGACCTGGTCGACTGGGCGCGCACCTGCGGCTTTCCCGTGGTTGCGGCCGGACGCGGCCACAAGTGGCTGCCGCACTTCACCGAATCGACGCCCGAAACCGTCTGGGGCAACTACGGCCTCACGCCCGAACAGGCGCTGCGCGGCGGCCTCAATCCGAAGATGTTCAACAGCTTTCTCGACGGCTCCAAGCCGTCCATCGAAAGCTCGGCGGTGGCCAACGCCACCGGCCTCACCGTGCCTTCGGACGGCCTGCTCTACCCGCCCGCGAGCGTGGAGGACATTCCCTTCGTCACGCGGCCACAGAGCGAAGGCGGCGTGCTCGAACGCAAGGGCATGGTCGAAGTCATTTCATCGCTCGAGGCCGACGGGCGAAAAATCCCCTACGACATCCGCATGGGCGTGTGGGTCACGGTCGAGGCCGAGACCGACTACATCAAGAACTGCTTCGAGGAATACAACGCCCACACCGACCCGAGCGGACGCTACTTCACGCTCTACAAGCGCTGGCACCTGATCGGCCTGGAGGTCGGCATGTCGGTCGCGAGCGTGGCCTTGCGCGGCGAGCCGACCGGCGTTGCCACCTGCTGGAACGCCGACGTGGTGGCCACGGCCAAGCGCGACCTGGCGCCCGGCGAAATGCTCGACGGCGAAGGCGGCTACACCGTCTGGGGCAAGCTGCTGCCGGCCGAGCGCTCGCTGCGCCTGGGCGGCCTGCCGCTCGGGCTGGCACACAACGTCAAGCTGGTGCGCCCGGTGAAGAAAGGCCAGAGCCTGTGCTGGGCCGACGTGGCCATGGACACCTCGACCCCCGCCTACAGGCTGCGAAGCGAAATGGAGGCCATGTTCGCGCCCTCCGTTCAGGCGAAGGCAGCCTAA
- a CDS encoding threo-3-hydroxy-L-aspartate ammonia-lyase produces MQLPTYDDVIAAAARLEGHAHRTPVLRSQTADERWGARFFFKCENFQRMGAFKFRGAFNALSKFDAAQRKGGVIAFSSGNHAQAIALSARLLSMPAVIVMPKDAPAAKVAATQGYGAEVVTYDRFAEDREALTKRLAQERGITMIPPYDHPDVLTGQGTAVKELIEETGPLDHLFVCLGGGGLLSGSALSARALAPDCKVYGVEPEAGNDGQQSLRAGKIVHIETPKTIADGAQTQHLGEYTFGIIRRDVDDIFTVTDEQLVEAMRFFAERMKIVVEPTGCLAFAGAIAAGKAIAGQRIGIVVSGGNVDLSRYAALLA; encoded by the coding sequence ATGCAACTACCTACCTACGACGACGTCATCGCCGCGGCCGCGCGGCTCGAGGGCCATGCCCACCGCACGCCCGTGCTGCGATCGCAGACGGCCGACGAACGCTGGGGCGCCAGGTTCTTCTTCAAGTGCGAGAACTTCCAGCGCATGGGCGCATTCAAGTTCCGCGGTGCGTTCAATGCGCTGTCGAAGTTCGACGCCGCGCAGCGCAAGGGCGGCGTGATCGCGTTCTCTTCGGGCAACCACGCGCAGGCCATCGCGCTGTCGGCCCGGCTGCTGTCGATGCCGGCCGTGATCGTCATGCCCAAGGACGCGCCGGCCGCCAAGGTCGCGGCCACGCAGGGCTACGGCGCCGAAGTGGTGACGTACGACCGCTTCGCCGAGGATCGCGAGGCGCTCACGAAGCGGCTCGCGCAGGAACGCGGCATCACGATGATCCCGCCCTACGACCATCCGGACGTGCTCACGGGGCAAGGCACGGCGGTGAAGGAACTGATCGAGGAAACCGGCCCGCTCGACCACCTGTTCGTGTGCCTGGGCGGCGGCGGGCTGCTGTCGGGTTCGGCGCTGTCGGCGCGTGCGCTGGCGCCCGATTGCAAGGTCTACGGCGTGGAGCCCGAAGCGGGCAACGACGGCCAGCAGTCGCTGCGCGCCGGGAAGATCGTGCACATCGAAACGCCCAAGACCATTGCCGACGGTGCGCAGACGCAGCACCTGGGCGAATACACCTTCGGCATCATCCGGCGCGACGTGGACGACATCTTCACCGTGACGGACGAGCAGCTCGTCGAGGCGATGCGCTTCTTTGCCGAGCGCATGAAGATCGTGGTGGAACCGACCGGTTGCCTCGCCTTCGCGGGCGCCATTGCTGCGGGCAAGGCCATCGCGGGCCAGCGCATCGGCATCGTGGTCAGCGGCGGCAACGTCGATCTCTCGCGCTACGCGGCGCTGCTCGCGTAG
- a CDS encoding alpha/beta hydrolase → MKRWSLLASVLSLCALLAAGCSTFDEQQREWIFQPSDRSWGNTATMTEGMQDVWIDFQSSITGESARLHGLWLGGEPETTDRPVMLYLHGARYNVAGSAPRIQRMHELGFSVLAIDYRGFGKSSKGLPSEESAREDARAAWTWLAARHPRQHRYIFGHSLGGAIGIDLAAHVNDESGTIVESTFTSIADVVSGFKWGWLPFGPLITQRFEAINRVKDIGAPLLVVHGTADSLINPTLGRKLYNAATVPKLFVLVEGGSHHNTNSVGEAQYRSALSQLFRMKPETTLASRQTEGAPVVRGAQPLPVLPAAPRADSPALPQEARVKASTSAQAI, encoded by the coding sequence ATGAAACGCTGGTCCCTCCTTGCCTCCGTTCTTTCGCTGTGTGCCCTTCTGGCCGCCGGCTGCTCCACATTCGATGAACAGCAACGCGAGTGGATCTTTCAACCCAGCGACCGCAGCTGGGGCAACACCGCGACCATGACCGAGGGCATGCAGGACGTCTGGATCGACTTCCAGTCGTCCATCACCGGCGAATCCGCGCGCCTTCACGGCCTCTGGCTCGGCGGCGAGCCCGAGACCACCGACCGGCCGGTCATGCTGTACCTGCACGGCGCCCGCTACAACGTGGCCGGATCGGCGCCGCGCATCCAGCGCATGCACGAGCTCGGCTTCTCGGTGCTGGCCATCGACTACCGCGGTTTCGGCAAGAGCTCCAAGGGCTTGCCGTCGGAAGAATCGGCGCGCGAGGACGCCCGCGCCGCCTGGACCTGGCTCGCGGCCAGGCACCCACGGCAGCACCGCTACATCTTCGGCCACTCGCTCGGCGGCGCCATCGGCATCGACCTGGCCGCGCATGTCAACGACGAAAGCGGCACCATCGTCGAAAGCACCTTCACCTCCATTGCCGACGTGGTGAGCGGCTTCAAGTGGGGCTGGCTGCCGTTCGGCCCGCTCATCACGCAGCGCTTCGAGGCCATCAACCGGGTCAAGGACATCGGCGCGCCGCTGCTGGTGGTGCATGGCACCGCCGACAGCCTGATCAACCCCACGCTGGGCCGCAAGCTCTACAACGCGGCCACCGTGCCCAAGCTCTTCGTGCTGGTCGAGGGCGGATCGCACCACAACACCAATTCGGTCGGCGAGGCCCAGTACCGCTCGGCGCTCTCCCAGCTGTTCCGCATGAAGCCCGAGACCACGCTGGCCTCGCGGCAAACGGAAGGCGCGCCCGTTGTGCGCGGCGCGCAGCCGCTGCCTGTCTTGCCGGCGGCCCCTCGGGCGGATTCGCCCGCCCTGCCGCAGGAAGCGCGCGTCAAGGCCAGCACCAGCGCGCAGGCGATCTGA
- the miaA gene encoding tRNA (adenosine(37)-N6)-dimethylallyltransferase MiaA yields MPPSVAASGPPENLKYIALAGPTASGKTAVALAVARVRPVEIVSVDSALVYRGMDIGTAKPSKAEQAAVPHHLIDIIDPSESYSAAAFVADATRLIDEIRARGALPLLVGGTMLYFKALFDGIDAMPAADAAVRARIDAEAAERGWPAMHARLAKVDPVTAARLAPQDSQRIQRALEVWESSGQPLSSFHASDKNKAVKGLAGGALFSLEPTDRAWLHSRIAERFDAMLAAGFLDEVRALRARGDLSTDLPSMRCVGYRQAWEMLDACGVGKPDAKAMDDLRERGIAATRQLAKRQITWLRSMPARTVIACDAPDAVQTAVQRIATATA; encoded by the coding sequence ATGCCGCCCTCCGTTGCCGCCTCCGGCCCTCCTGAAAACCTGAAATACATTGCGCTCGCGGGGCCGACCGCCTCCGGCAAGACGGCGGTAGCGCTCGCGGTGGCGCGTGTGCGCCCGGTCGAGATCGTCAGCGTCGATTCCGCACTGGTCTATCGCGGCATGGACATCGGCACCGCCAAGCCGAGCAAGGCCGAACAGGCCGCCGTGCCGCATCACCTGATCGACATCATCGACCCGAGCGAAAGCTACAGCGCCGCCGCCTTCGTGGCCGACGCGACACGGCTCATCGACGAAATCCGTGCGCGCGGGGCATTGCCGCTGCTGGTGGGCGGCACGATGCTGTATTTCAAGGCGCTTTTCGACGGCATCGACGCCATGCCCGCGGCCGATGCAGCCGTGCGCGCGCGCATCGACGCGGAAGCCGCCGAGCGCGGCTGGCCTGCGATGCATGCGAGGCTCGCCAAGGTCGACCCCGTGACCGCCGCGCGCCTTGCGCCGCAAGACAGCCAGCGCATCCAGCGCGCGCTCGAAGTCTGGGAAAGCAGCGGCCAGCCCTTGTCGAGTTTTCATGCCAGCGACAAGAACAAGGCGGTGAAGGGATTGGCCGGCGGCGCGCTCTTCTCGCTCGAGCCCACCGACCGCGCATGGCTGCATTCGCGCATTGCCGAGCGTTTCGACGCCATGCTGGCCGCCGGCTTCCTCGACGAGGTCAGGGCGCTGCGCGCACGCGGCGATCTCTCCACCGACCTTCCCTCGATGCGCTGCGTGGGCTACCGGCAGGCGTGGGAAATGCTCGACGCATGCGGCGTCGGGAAGCCCGATGCCAAGGCCATGGACGACCTGCGGGAACGCGGCATCGCGGCCACGCGCCAGCTTGCCAAGCGGCAGATCACCTGGCTGCGCAGCATGCCGGCGCGCACCGTCATCGCCTGCGACGCGCCCGACGCCGTGCAGACGGCCGTTCAACGCATTGCCACCGCCACTGCATGA
- a CDS encoding YciI family protein, translating to MQYMLMFYQPAAEFEQRDDASSQAYRASWIAYADAVRAAGISLGGHGLFPPMTGTTLRVRGDKRQVQDGPFADTKEQLGGYFVVDVPDLDAALEWAARAPCAASGGVEVRPVFTATAIAAPTP from the coding sequence ATGCAGTACATGTTGATGTTTTATCAGCCCGCGGCCGAATTCGAACAAAGGGACGACGCTTCTTCGCAGGCCTATCGGGCCAGCTGGATCGCGTACGCCGATGCGGTGCGCGCGGCAGGTATTTCGCTGGGCGGCCACGGCCTGTTCCCGCCGATGACCGGCACCACGCTGCGCGTGCGCGGCGACAAGCGCCAGGTGCAGGACGGCCCCTTCGCCGACACCAAGGAGCAGCTCGGCGGCTACTTCGTGGTGGACGTGCCGGACCTCGATGCCGCGCTCGAATGGGCGGCCCGCGCGCCCTGCGCGGCCAGCGGGGGCGTGGAGGTGCGGCCGGTCTTTACCGCCACGGCCATCGCGGCGCCCACACCGTGA
- a CDS encoding dienelactone hydrolase family protein, which translates to MTGRYIQIEARDGSGTFRGYLALPESGSGPGLVIAQEIFGINHTMRDVADYYAEEGYVALVPDLFWRQQPDVELGYSEADWQRAFGFYQGFDEAKGMEDMQSAINALRALPEASGGKVGVLGFCLGGKLAYLAACRTDADVSVGYYGVGIDAALDEADHIKRPLTLHIAELDKFCPPEARERIVQALQGRPGVTLHVYPSVDHAFARAGGEHFHKPSALMAHERSIAALKAAIGPHYDLSALWDKHCEYEFATRNVDDTMGTMVAEPYVNHIPTMTGGVGYKALHAFYTNHFVNSNPPDTALVSISRTVGATQVVDELLFSFTHTTEIPWMLPGVAPTGKRVEVPLLAVVKFRGNKLYHEHIYWDQASVLVQVGLLDPGLLPVAGVETARKLLDETLPSNTLMPG; encoded by the coding sequence ATGACAGGTCGATACATCCAGATCGAGGCCCGCGACGGCAGCGGCACGTTTCGCGGCTACCTGGCCTTGCCCGAGTCCGGCAGCGGGCCCGGGCTCGTGATTGCCCAGGAAATCTTCGGCATCAACCACACGATGCGAGATGTGGCCGACTACTACGCCGAGGAAGGCTATGTGGCGCTCGTGCCCGACCTGTTCTGGCGCCAGCAGCCCGACGTGGAGCTCGGCTACAGCGAGGCCGACTGGCAGCGCGCATTCGGCTTCTACCAGGGTTTCGACGAGGCCAAGGGCATGGAAGACATGCAGTCCGCCATCAATGCGCTGCGCGCCCTGCCCGAGGCAAGCGGCGGCAAGGTCGGCGTGCTCGGCTTCTGCCTTGGCGGCAAGCTGGCCTATCTTGCGGCCTGCCGCACCGATGCGGACGTGTCGGTGGGCTACTACGGCGTGGGCATCGATGCAGCGCTCGACGAGGCCGACCACATCAAGCGCCCGCTGACACTGCACATCGCCGAGCTCGACAAGTTCTGCCCGCCCGAAGCACGCGAGCGCATCGTGCAGGCCCTGCAGGGCCGGCCCGGCGTGACGCTGCATGTCTACCCGAGTGTCGACCACGCCTTTGCACGCGCCGGCGGCGAGCATTTCCACAAGCCCTCGGCACTGATGGCGCACGAGCGCAGCATTGCCGCGCTCAAGGCCGCCATCGGCCCGCACTACGATCTCTCGGCGCTGTGGGACAAACACTGCGAATACGAGTTCGCCACCCGCAACGTCGACGACACCATGGGCACGATGGTGGCCGAGCCGTATGTGAATCACATCCCGACCATGACCGGCGGCGTGGGCTACAAGGCGCTGCACGCCTTCTATACGAACCACTTCGTCAACAGCAACCCGCCCGACACTGCGCTCGTATCCATCTCGCGCACGGTAGGCGCCACGCAGGTGGTCGACGAACTTCTCTTCAGCTTCACGCACACCACCGAAATCCCCTGGATGCTCCCGGGCGTGGCGCCCACCGGCAAGCGGGTCGAGGTGCCGCTGCTGGCCGTCGTCAAGTTTCGCGGCAACAAGCTCTATCACGAGCACATCTATTGGGACCAGGCCAGCGTGCTGGTGCAGGTGGGCCTGCTCGACCCCGGGCTGCTTCCCGTGGCGGGCGTCGAAACGGCGCGCAAGCTGCTCGACGAAACCCTGCCTTCCAACACGCTGATGCCGGGCTGA
- a CDS encoding phytanoyl-CoA dioxygenase family protein, which yields MKLTPEQRAQFERDGYLFFPGHFSAEETKALTDAVPDLYGKREAFNVREKGSDAVRTNFAAHLISEPFARLARHPRMVEPVVDLFGEEVYMHQFKINGKMAFEGDVWQWHQDYGTWLNDDLMPTERAMNVAIFLDEVNEHNGPLMFIPGSHRKGVVDARHDRTTTSYPLWTVDNELIAQLVDRAGGKDGGIVSPKGPAGSMILFHSCLVHASGSNLSPFNRVSVYLSLCAVSNHIRRHKRPEYIAHRNFTPIEMLPDDCLLKPYPVEVPWKNGLPESALKTSLEVLDTAEA from the coding sequence ATGAAGTTGACCCCCGAGCAACGCGCGCAGTTCGAGCGCGACGGCTACCTGTTCTTTCCCGGCCATTTCTCGGCCGAAGAAACCAAGGCGCTGACCGATGCGGTGCCAGACCTGTACGGCAAGCGCGAGGCCTTCAACGTGCGCGAGAAAGGCTCGGATGCGGTGCGCACGAACTTTGCCGCGCACCTGATCAGCGAGCCCTTCGCCCGGCTCGCGCGCCATCCGCGCATGGTGGAACCGGTGGTGGATCTCTTCGGCGAAGAGGTCTACATGCACCAGTTCAAGATCAACGGCAAGATGGCGTTCGAAGGCGACGTGTGGCAGTGGCACCAGGACTACGGCACCTGGCTCAACGACGACCTGATGCCCACCGAACGCGCGATGAACGTCGCGATCTTCCTGGACGAGGTGAACGAGCACAACGGCCCGCTGATGTTCATTCCGGGCAGCCACCGCAAGGGCGTGGTCGATGCCAGGCACGACCGCACGACCACCAGCTATCCGCTCTGGACGGTGGACAACGAACTGATCGCGCAGCTCGTGGACCGCGCCGGCGGCAAGGACGGCGGCATCGTCTCGCCCAAGGGCCCCGCCGGCTCGATGATCCTCTTCCACAGCTGCCTCGTGCATGCCTCGGGCAGCAACCTCTCGCCGTTCAACCGCGTGTCGGTGTACCTGAGCCTGTGTGCCGTCAGCAACCACATCCGCCGCCACAAGCGGCCCGAATACATCGCGCACAGAAATTTTACGCCCATCGAGATGCTGCCCGACGACTGCCTGCTGAAGCCCTACCCGGTCGAGGTGCCGTGGAAGAACGGACTGCCCGAGAGCGCGCTGAAGACCTCGCTCGAAGTCCTCGACACCGCGGAGGCCTGA
- a CDS encoding ABC transporter ATP-binding protein, whose product MTLRISRLGKRYGDVPVFENVTLSVETGEFVAIVGESGVGKSTLLNCMAGLDSWDTGTVTHDGTDIGALDGEACALWRRRHVGFVFQAFHVLPHLDVGQNVSLPLMLLGQRDEGRVAHMLDAVGLPGMGARLPQTLSGGQLQRVAIARALVHRPALLLADEPTGNLDPGTASKVMELLIGQTREHGASLVLVTHSESAAARADRLLHLTAEGIRA is encoded by the coding sequence ATGACGCTGCGCATTTCCAGGCTGGGCAAGCGCTACGGCGACGTGCCCGTGTTCGAGAACGTGACGCTCAGCGTCGAGACCGGCGAGTTCGTCGCCATCGTCGGCGAATCGGGCGTCGGCAAGTCGACGCTGCTCAACTGCATGGCCGGGCTCGACAGCTGGGACACGGGCACGGTCACGCACGACGGCACCGACATCGGCGCGCTCGATGGCGAGGCCTGTGCGCTCTGGCGCCGCCGCCATGTGGGCTTCGTGTTCCAGGCCTTTCACGTGCTGCCGCACCTGGACGTGGGGCAGAACGTCTCGCTGCCGCTGATGCTGCTGGGCCAGCGCGATGAAGGCCGCGTCGCGCACATGCTCGATGCGGTGGGCCTGCCCGGCATGGGCGCGCGCCTGCCGCAGACACTCTCGGGCGGTCAGCTGCAGCGCGTGGCGATCGCGCGCGCGCTGGTGCACCGGCCCGCCCTGCTGCTCGCCGACGAGCCCACGGGCAACCTCGACCCCGGCACCGCTTCGAAGGTGATGGAACTGCTGATCGGCCAGACGCGCGAGCACGGCGCTTCGCTGGTGCTGGTGACGCATTCCGAGAGCGCAGCAGCCCGTGCGGACCGCCTGCTGCACCTCACCGCCGAGGGAATCCGCGCCTGA